AATGTATTTCTTACGTTTCATTTTCCTGAAGCGCTTTCAAACCTGCTCACATCAGAGCACAAAGACCCGATCACAGGGACCCCGGAATACAAGTCGTGTGCGGTTAAAATAGAGAAGTAACAGAGATAGCGCCTCAGTACATGAGTTTTGCAGTTTCATGGAAGTGCCTGGGGTCAGACTTAGATAATTTGATATTTAAACTGATCCCCTCACCGAATCACCTTGGCAATTCTTTCAATTTCCGCTGTTAAAAAGGGAGAGATACTATCTTCATCGGATCAATATCAAATTATCTAAGTCTGACCCCATCTTCTTCTTGTTGCCGAAACAGGGGCATCAGGAGTATCATAAAAAGATGAAGGTCATCACGTCAGAAATCCTGTTGATCAAAGCCTTGACGACTCTTCTCAAGCGGGACGGCCGCTTCAGGATCCTCTTTAACGGACGGCGCCAGACCAAGGAGATCTGCATCGGCCGGAACCATATCCTGTTCGCCACATCCAACCTCCTGAAAGATAAACTCACGGAGATCCTGTTCAAGGCGGGGAAGCTGACCCGGGAACAGTACATGCTGGCCACGGAACTCAGTATCGTGACTAAAAAAAGAACCGGTGATATATTGATCCATGAAGGATTTCTCTCCAAGAAGGACGTGGAAAAGGGACTCCGGGACCAGGCGATCATGATCATCTGCAGCCTTTTTGAACATCCGGACTGGAAGATGAATGTCTCGGAATTCACGCCGGACAGATCCATGGAGACAACCCCGAAGCTTTCACTGTTCGATGCCCTGATCACAGGGATCCGGAGCGTGGACAATCTCTCGGTTCTCTATGAGGCCCTTCCTCGGAAGGAGGAGATCCTCGAGATCTCTCCGGGGTATGAAGCCCTGGCCGACAGGATCCGGATGACTCAGGACGAAAGCCTTCTATTCTCTCTCGCCGACGGCCGGCGGACACTCCAGGAAATCTATCAAGAGTCGAAGATGTGGGAGTACCGCTTCTACAAAACTCTTTATCCTCTACTGGCCCTCAAGATCCTCAAGGCACAGAACAAACCTTTTGAACTCTCTCTGATTGAAGAAGCCGCCGTCACAGCGGCTTCAGATGCCGGAGATCCTGAAGAGTCCAAGGTTCAGACTCCATCTGCGGGGTCTCCATCAACCCCCGTCACTTTCGAGAATCAGATGGAAGAGGCCAAATTCCTGATCTCCACGGAACAGTACAGCGCTGCGGCCAACAAGCTCAGAAGCCTGATCGGCACGGACAGCAGGAAGCCGGCTTACTACTATTATCTTGGACTTGCCCTGGACCACATCCCAGGACAAAACAAGGAGGCGGAAAAAATGCTCAAGATGGCCATCCGTCTGGAGAATTACAACCCAAGGTATTACCTCGCCCTTGGCTATCTCTATCTGAATCGTAATATGACGCGGCAGGCAAGGGAGCAGTTTATGACGGCCTTCAAGTGGGACCCCCAAGACCCGTATGTCCAGGAAGCCATCGAATACTTGAACCGGATTGAAAAAAAAGGGGCCGGATTCCTGACCGAAAGATTTTTCCGCAAGAAAGCATAACATTCAAAGGGAATCTTTCTGCAACCTTGGAGACATTTTTTCTATCTTGGGATTGGATTCAATGACCCATGTCTGACCGTGTCGTTAAAAAGATGATGTAACGATGAATAACCGCCTCCTCCGGGAACAAGTCGCCCAACTTGACCAGCACGCCCCCCTGGGACTGATCGGGACTGCGATCAACGCGCTGATCCTGGTCTGGATTCTGAGAAACCAGGCGCCCCAGACCCATCTTATGGCATGGCTCGCGGCCGTACTCCTGGTGACCCTCCTGAGGCTCCCCCTTCTTTACCGAAAAATTCCTCTTTTTTCAGGTCCGGATTCGACACGCCGTCTGGCCGTATTCCTGATCTCGGGCGCCGGCCTGTCCGGCGCGGCCTGGGGCTCGGCCTCCCTGATTATTTTCCCGACGGATTCCATCGTCCACCAGACCTTCATGGCGTTCGTGGTCGGTGGTATGGTGGCCGGGGCCGCAGGCCTCTACTCGGTGATGATGACGGCCTTTCTGGCATTCAGCCTCCCGGTGCTGATCCCGCTGATTTTCCGTTTTTTAGCGGCAGGAGACGAGATCCACGTCGCCATGGGAGGCATGACATTTCTCTTTGCCGTACTCATGACATTCACCGCGAAACGGATCCATGCCACGACAATCAACAATATCTCTCTCCAATTTGAGAAGGGAGATCTGATCGTCCACCTGACTGAGGCCAAGGAGGAGACGGAGATCATCAACCGGGAATTGGCGTCCGAAATCCTTGAACGAAAGCGCGTCGAAGAAAACTTAAAACGACACAAGGAACAGCTTGAAGAAAAAGTTGCGGAGCGGACCCGGGAACTCAGCTTCACCAACCAAAGGCTTCAGCAGGAAATAGACGAGCGCACCCGGCTCGAAAACGAGCTGCTGCAGGCGGAAAAACTAAAATCCCTCGGCCTGCTGGCCGGCGGGATCGCCCATGACTTCAACAATTTACTGACCGGGATCCTCGGCAACATCTCTCTGGCAAAGATGGAGACCCCGGCAGGGGAGCGCCTTCATGATACGCTGACGGAGTCGGAAAAGGCGGCCGTCAGGGCCAAGGCCCTGACACAGCAGCTCCTCACCTTCTCCACGGGCGGCGCTCCGGTGAAAAAGCGTATGTTTCCGGCGGATCTGATCCGGGATACGGCAACGTTCGCATTGAGTGGATCCAATGTTCGGTGCCGATTCGATCTGGCCTCGGATCTTTGGCCGTTGGATGCCGACGAGGGACAGATCAGTCAGGTGATCAACAATCTGGTCATCAACGCCCACCAGGCCATGCCCAACGGCGGGACCATCCGGATCTCAGCTGAGAATCTCCAGGACGGCGCCGACAAACCGGTCACCCTGGAACAAGGAAATTATATACGAATAACCGTTCAGGACCAGGGCTGCGGCATTCCTGAAGAACATCTCTCCCGGATATTTGACCCTTACTTCACAACCAAGCAAACCGGGAGCGGGTTGGGCCTGGCCACTTGCTATTCCATTATCCGAAAACATGGCGGCTGCATCACAGCCGAGTCCAAACTAAGAGCGGGCGCCACCTTCCGGATCTACCTTCCTGCATCCTCGGCGCCGGTTGCCAAGGCCAGGGAGCCGGAACATGTCCTGCCGGCGGCCGGGGGAAGGATCCTGGTCATGGATGATGAAGAGATGATAAGAAAGACGATTTGTGCCATGCTCATCCGGCTTGGTTTTTCCGTAGAGAGTGTCCATGACGGCGCCGAGGCCATCGCGGTCTACCAGGCCGCCCGGGAGGCCGGATCGCCGTTTCAGGCCGCGATCATGGACCTGACCGTACCCGGAGGCATGGGCGGCAAAGAGGCGGCATCGCTTCTTCTTCAGATGGACCCAGAGGCCAGGATCATTATATCCAGCGGCTACTCCAATGACCCCGTTATGGCGGACTATCGAGACCACGGCATCTCCGGCGTCATGATGAAGCCCTACACAACTCAAGAACTCGGCGCCATCCTGAACAATATTCTGGGGGAAAGGGGCAAACATTGATAATTTGATATTGATCCGATGAAGATAGTATCTCTCCCTTTTTAACAGCGGAAATTGAAAGAATTGCCAAGGCGATTCGGTGAGGGGATCAGTTTAAATATCAAATTATCTAAGTCTGACCCCATCTTTTCGCGGCTATTTCGCCCCCAGCACGTAACCCGCGAACAAGAATGCATACGCGAAGAGGATAAAAGTCAATACAAAGCCCGCCGCAATAGGGGCAAGGTCTCTCTTATGGAATTGTTTGAAATCGACCGCCGCTCCGATCCCAACGAAACAGAATGAGAAGAACCACTGATACAGGTGTGTGGTCGTCTTGACCATTTCCGGGGTGAATAAACCAAAACTTGCCAAGGCGGAGAGGACCAGCAGTCCCAGCACAAACTTGGGAAATTTGGACCACAGGATTCCAAGCCTCACCTTTTCGCCGACGGGCAACCCCTTTTTGGTATAGTAGTAAACGAGCGCCAGGATAAGAACAGGCATCAGGGCGTTTCTCGCCGACTTGGTTATGGTCGCCACATTTCCGGCCATATCACTGTAGGCAAAACCTGTGGCAATACACTGGGCGGTATTCGACGGCGTCGTGCCGGAAAGGTACCCTACAAACACATCATTCCAGCCAAAGTAGTGGCCCAGCAGGGGAATGCCGAAAAGACACATGACGTCCGTCAGGAGCGAAGCTCCGATCGCTATGATCAACTCTTTATCGGTTGCCTTGATGGCCGGCGCTGTCGCGATAATAGCGGATACCCCGCAAACACCGATGCCGGTGCCGATTAGATGACCCAATCTGTGTCCCATTTGATATTTATTGGAAATATAACCGGCGCCAAGGACCATCATGGTAATGGAGATAGACACCATGACAAGCGCGCCGCTTCCCACCTTGAAGATTTGTACAAGATTCAGTTTGGCTCCTATGAGAACAACGCCGATGTAGAGAAAGACCTTTGTGCTGAAATTGATTCCCTCCTGAAAAACATCACCCATCTTGAAGATGTTTTTCGTCAGCATGCCGAGAATGATGGCGATAAAGACATAATTTAAAGGGATGTTTTTCCCCCAGTGGGCATAGGCCGCTTTCTCGAGATACCAGGACAAGACGCCCAGACCCATACAATAAATTAAGCCGGGCATTAAGGCCTTGAGATAGCTTGACCCATTCTTATACTTTTCAGGCGGGATTTTCGCCATGGCAATCTATCTCCTGCTTCTGAAGCGGCTCCCTTACCAAGGGATATGTTTTATAATCCCTGCAATGACCAGCAAGCCCAGGATAATGCCCACATAAAAAGAAAACCAATCTTCTTCAATCCTGAATTTCTTAGGCTCCTGTTCTTTCTCCATGATCATGCCCTCTAAAATGTTCAATTTTTTCGTGGTATTATAAATAATCGTCTTGAGGCTGTCAAACAAAATATATATAGCGATAACCTCTTGCAAAGGACCTGCAGAATATGGTATGAATTCCGTTGTAAGCATATCCCGGCATGAGCGGATTTCTTACGGGATAGATGGATTCCCATATCAACGAGATTCCAACGGGACCGGGAATCCTCTATGATAAGGTAGATGCGAAGAGAGGCGGGAAGGAGCAGTCAAGGCATGATTGACGAGTTCAGGCAAGAAATCAAGGAAATCACCAGGAATTATCACCTCCTTCGGAGTCATCTTTGACCTTACAGAAAACAGAAACCGTCTGGAAGAGATCGAAAAACGGATCACGGATCCGAATTTATGGCAGGATCCCCAGTCCGCGCAGAAAATACTGAAAGAACGGACCGCCCTTCAGAATCAGATCAGCGAATGGGAAAACCTGGCCCAGTCTTATGAAGACCTGGAAGCCCTCGTTGAATTATCCGATACGGAAAAAGACGAGTCCCTTTACCCGGAAATCCGCCAGACGATTGATGGCTTCAGAGAGAATTTCAACCGCCTGGAACTCAAGACCATGCTGGGCGAGGAGAACGACCCGAACAACGCGATCGTCAACATCCATTCGGGCGCCGGGGGGACTGAATCCCAGGACTGGGCGCAGATGCTCCTGCGGATGTACCAGCGCTGGGCTGAAAACAAACGCTTCAAAACGACCGTGCTGGACCTGATGTACGGCGAAGAGGCCGGGATCAAGAACGTCACCTTTATTGTGGAGGGCGCCTATGCCTACGGCCTGCTTAAGGCCGAAGACGGCGTACACCGTCTGGTCCGTATCTCCCCGTTTGATGCCGGAAAACGGCGGCATACCTCTTTTGCCTCGGTTCTGGTCAGCCCGGAATTGGATGAAAAGGTCGAAGTGCCGATCCGTGAGGAAGACCTCAGGATCGATACCTTTCGGTCGAGCGGCGCCGGAGGCCAGCATGTCAATGTCACCGACTCAGCCGTGCGCATCACCCACATCCCTACGGGGATCGTGGTTCAATGCCAGAACGAGCGATCCCAGTATAAGAACAAGGCCTCGGCCATGAAGGTCATGAAAGCCAGGATATACGAACTCGAGAAGAAAAAAGAGCAGGAGCGGCTGGAAGAGATGATGGGAGAAAGAAAGGAGATCGGTTGGGGGAGCCAGATCCGGTCGTATGTGCTTCAGCCGTACCAACTGGTCAAAGACCTTCGGACCAAATTGGAGACGGGAAATGTGGAAGGGGTGCTCAACGGGGATATCGATGAGTTCATCAATGCCTTCCTGCTGAAAAAAAAGAAGTAAGGGAGACGATGCAAGACGACAACGAATTAATCCAGCAGCGGAAGAAAAAGATCCGGGACATGATGGAGGAGGGGATCGAGCTCTATGCCCACCGGTTTGATCCCGAACATTCCACCCGGGAGATCCTGGATCGTTACGGCTCGTCCACCGCAGAAAAACTCTCAGCCGAAAAACCCCAAGCGGTGATCGCCGGCCGGATTATCTCCATGCGGCGGTTCGGCAAAGGCGCC
This portion of the Nitrospirae bacterium CG2_30_53_67 genome encodes:
- a CDS encoding peptide chain release factor 2, whose protein sequence is MTSSGKKSRKSPGIITSFGVIFDLTENRNRLEEIEKRITDPNLWQDPQSAQKILKERTALQNQISEWENLAQSYEDLEALVELSDTEKDESLYPEIRQTIDGFRENFNRLELKTMLGEENDPNNAIVNIHSGAGGTESQDWAQMLLRMYQRWAENKRFKTTVLDLMYGEEAGIKNVTFIVEGAYAYGLLKAEDGVHRLVRISPFDAGKRRHTSFASVLVSPELDEKVEVPIREEDLRIDTFRSSGAGGQHVNVTDSAVRITHIPTGIVVQCQNERSQYKNKASAMKVMKARIYELEKKKEQERLEEMMGERKEIGWGSQIRSYVLQPYQLVKDLRTKLETGNVEGVLNGDIDEFINAFLLKKKK